One Sphingobium sp. CAP-1 genomic region harbors:
- the mobF gene encoding MobF family relaxase: MMHPRRLKGSPGNIARYYTVGDYYTKGDAETSSWGGALAGELGLHGEVDSAQLNALLSGAVEDQQLGRRRADGIDHHPGWDFAISAPKSVSIMALALRDERMVAAHEKAVDAALSYLEEHAQLRRREEGKIVHETTGRLLWARFTEHASRELDPHLHTHIVILNMTNRDPGNPMASLETRAMYAEQMASGQIYRNALAHHLRGYGFEIDFDPRQGLFEIRGVPKALIKEMSQRAEQINAHAAEHGLSGQAARRQSFYQTRGAKVKVGLNELHDRWDARLIPYEPKLAAVLAQAMEAGERPVPVEPADAARAALFGIRQSEGREAVNPLGRVIAVGLASHVGEVRFEDLRPLLIDHESRCKLLATRGQTGDAILTRGRTSRRTVRLEQALTQHLALSLGDGRQVASADRLLPVLESAGLSPAQEQALVHMALSGDRITAVHGVAGAGKSMLVRSLKNAAHPGMVLTALAPTSSAAAELGDRAGIASRTVASLLASGGHGLSSNDVLVLDEAGQLGNRQALRVLEISRATGARLILLGDNRQTGAIEQGKAFWLMQKLGLATAELVESRRQETRAMKLAVTQARAGDYAGSLDHLDKVVSGGDAEELAKGLVREWTRLKPESRATTNILVLENATRLIVNSQIRETLQREGVVAAEDTRLAVLTPAGLSDQEKQMARFYSGGQVLKFNRDQVGAGLARDGEYRVVSVVRDAKGRQLVRLADEQGRIHNWNPRTSKAAHVNIFLSEHRNLAAGDRIQWRLATKELGLKNAERGTVERLDGMVATVRWDRGDRVQQIDLGRHSTWDHGYAETVYSAQSKTYDRVYVLAPVASPLVNGQNFYTAITRARYGVKLWTEDPKKLIAKLEERSGEKTSALEGLGRLERDHNRRFAARNEARLKGMKLEQVEERRKAEGRALARKLDQREPDRGIVGRLAGNARSLFETLDRHLQTLAENRQAHAPKAEDLATERNIGERSHDHDR; this comes from the coding sequence ATGATGCATCCGCGCCGCCTCAAGGGCTCCCCGGGCAACATCGCCCGCTATTACACCGTCGGGGACTATTACACGAAGGGAGATGCGGAGACATCTTCCTGGGGCGGAGCGCTCGCTGGCGAGCTTGGTTTGCACGGAGAGGTGGATTCCGCGCAGCTTAATGCGCTGCTCAGCGGCGCTGTCGAGGACCAGCAGTTAGGGCGTCGGCGTGCAGACGGGATCGACCACCATCCCGGATGGGATTTTGCGATCAGCGCCCCCAAATCCGTATCGATCATGGCGCTTGCCCTTCGCGATGAGAGGATGGTCGCGGCGCATGAGAAGGCTGTCGACGCAGCGCTTTCCTATCTTGAAGAACATGCCCAGCTGCGCCGCCGGGAAGAAGGGAAAATCGTTCATGAGACGACGGGGCGGCTCCTGTGGGCACGCTTTACTGAGCATGCCAGCCGCGAACTCGACCCCCATCTGCATACCCATATCGTGATCCTCAACATGACGAACCGCGATCCGGGCAATCCGATGGCCAGTCTCGAAACGCGGGCCATGTATGCCGAGCAGATGGCCAGCGGCCAAATCTACCGTAACGCCCTTGCCCACCATTTGCGGGGATATGGATTTGAGATCGACTTCGATCCGCGCCAAGGATTGTTCGAAATCAGGGGCGTCCCAAAGGCATTGATCAAAGAGATGTCGCAGCGTGCCGAGCAGATCAACGCTCATGCCGCTGAGCATGGCCTTTCCGGGCAGGCGGCGCGTAGGCAGAGCTTCTATCAGACGCGTGGCGCAAAGGTGAAAGTCGGGCTGAACGAGCTGCATGATCGCTGGGATGCGCGGCTCATCCCTTATGAGCCCAAACTTGCAGCTGTCCTCGCCCAGGCCATGGAGGCTGGTGAGCGCCCCGTCCCGGTTGAGCCCGCCGACGCAGCGCGGGCGGCCCTGTTTGGGATCAGGCAATCGGAAGGGCGCGAGGCGGTCAATCCACTTGGTCGCGTCATTGCCGTAGGCCTTGCCTCCCATGTGGGAGAGGTTCGGTTCGAAGACCTGAGACCGCTCCTGATTGACCATGAGAGCCGCTGCAAACTGCTCGCTACTCGGGGGCAGACCGGCGACGCAATCCTCACGCGTGGGCGAACCAGCCGCAGGACGGTAAGGCTGGAACAGGCGCTGACCCAGCATCTCGCGCTCTCCCTCGGAGACGGCAGACAGGTAGCCAGCGCAGACCGGCTGCTGCCCGTTCTGGAAAGCGCTGGTCTATCCCCGGCGCAGGAGCAGGCTCTCGTGCACATGGCATTGTCAGGAGACCGGATAACGGCCGTGCATGGCGTGGCCGGGGCCGGGAAATCCATGCTGGTTCGCTCACTCAAGAACGCCGCGCATCCGGGGATGGTACTGACGGCGCTTGCGCCGACATCATCTGCCGCCGCTGAACTGGGTGATCGCGCGGGGATTGCATCTCGCACCGTCGCCAGCCTGTTGGCGAGTGGCGGGCATGGCCTGAGCAGCAACGATGTCCTGGTCCTCGATGAGGCGGGCCAGCTCGGAAACCGCCAGGCGCTGCGGGTGCTGGAGATCAGCCGTGCGACCGGTGCGAGACTTATCCTGCTTGGTGACAACCGGCAGACCGGCGCGATCGAACAGGGAAAGGCATTCTGGCTGATGCAGAAGCTTGGGCTCGCGACCGCCGAGCTGGTTGAATCACGGCGGCAGGAAACCAGGGCGATGAAGCTTGCTGTCACCCAGGCTCGCGCCGGTGATTATGCCGGTTCGCTGGACCATCTCGATAAGGTGGTCAGCGGCGGAGACGCGGAGGAACTGGCCAAGGGGCTGGTGAGGGAATGGACGCGCCTCAAGCCTGAAAGCCGAGCAACCACGAATATCCTCGTTCTGGAGAATGCGACGCGCCTCATCGTCAACAGTCAGATCCGCGAGACATTGCAGCGGGAAGGCGTCGTTGCGGCCGAGGACACCCGGCTCGCGGTCCTAACCCCCGCCGGGCTCAGCGACCAAGAGAAGCAGATGGCCCGCTTCTATTCCGGCGGCCAGGTTCTGAAATTCAACCGCGATCAGGTCGGCGCTGGCCTGGCGCGCGATGGCGAGTATCGGGTGGTTTCCGTGGTGCGCGATGCGAAGGGCCGGCAGCTTGTGCGACTGGCGGATGAGCAGGGGCGCATCCACAATTGGAATCCGCGAACCAGCAAGGCGGCGCACGTGAATATATTCCTCTCCGAGCATCGCAACCTCGCCGCTGGTGATCGCATCCAGTGGCGGCTCGCGACCAAGGAGCTTGGTCTCAAAAACGCCGAACGCGGAACGGTGGAGCGGCTCGATGGCATGGTGGCGACGGTTCGCTGGGACCGCGGGGATCGGGTCCAGCAGATTGACCTTGGACGCCACTCCACTTGGGACCATGGCTATGCCGAGACCGTCTATTCCGCTCAGTCAAAGACCTATGACCGCGTCTATGTGCTGGCCCCTGTGGCGTCCCCGCTTGTCAATGGACAAAACTTCTACACCGCCATCACGCGAGCCCGTTACGGCGTCAAACTCTGGACAGAAGACCCTAAGAAGCTCATCGCGAAACTCGAAGAGAGGTCGGGCGAGAAGACATCGGCGCTCGAAGGTTTGGGCCGTCTGGAGCGCGATCACAACAGGCGCTTTGCCGCACGGAACGAGGCGCGGTTGAAGGGAATGAAGCTCGAACAGGTTGAGGAGCGGCGGAAGGCAGAGGGAAGGGCGCTCGCGCGCAAACTTGATCAGCGAGAGCCGGACCGCGGAATTGTCGGACGTCTTGCAGGCAATGCCCGCTCACTGTTCGAGACGCTCGACCGTCATTTGCAGACGCTGGCCGAGAATCGGCAAGCCCATGCGCCCAAGGCGGAGGACCTTGCCACAGAGCGGAACATTGGGGAGCGATCGCATGATCACGATCGGTAA
- a CDS encoding SapC family protein → MASAPANNLPIFYNDLLPLSSADHVDYQVRQVESAPFLTTQHAVPLTIDEFVSAQRFAPIIFSSGDDSVPLLLMGLNEGVNVFVDDEGKLRGPAYVPAYVRRYPWMLAKLRPDSEELSLCFDPTSPAIGAFEDGQPLFADGQPSDLTQGVLKFCEDFEQAAARTGQFIRDLKDMDLLMDGEVSIQTPMAEQPFVYRGFRMINEEKLRDLRGDQLRKINQNGMLPLIYAHLFSLQLMREVFEAQVGQGKGPIALPAAPETTPEAADA, encoded by the coding sequence ATGGCCAGCGCGCCCGCTAATAATCTGCCGATCTTCTACAACGACCTCCTGCCGCTAAGCAGTGCCGACCATGTCGATTATCAGGTACGCCAGGTCGAATCGGCGCCTTTCCTGACGACGCAGCACGCCGTCCCGCTGACCATCGACGAATTTGTCTCGGCCCAGCGCTTTGCCCCGATCATCTTCTCGTCGGGCGACGATTCGGTGCCGCTGCTGCTGATGGGCCTCAATGAAGGCGTCAATGTATTCGTCGATGACGAAGGCAAGCTGCGCGGCCCGGCCTATGTGCCGGCCTATGTTCGCCGCTATCCCTGGATGCTGGCCAAGCTGCGCCCCGACAGCGAGGAACTGTCGCTCTGCTTCGACCCCACCAGCCCCGCCATCGGCGCGTTCGAGGACGGCCAGCCGCTCTTTGCCGATGGCCAGCCGAGCGACCTGACCCAGGGCGTGTTGAAATTCTGTGAGGATTTCGAGCAGGCCGCCGCCCGTACCGGCCAGTTCATCCGCGACCTCAAGGACATGGACCTGCTGATGGATGGCGAAGTGTCGATCCAGACGCCAATGGCCGAACAGCCCTTCGTCTATCGCGGCTTTCGTATGATCAACGAGGAAAAGCTGCGCGACCTGCGCGGCGATCAACTGCGCAAGATCAACCAGAACGGCATGTTGCCGCTGATCTACGCCCATCTCTTCTCGCTCCAGTTGATGCGCGAAGTTTTCGAGGCGCAGGTCGGCCAGGGCAAGGGACCGATCGCCCTTCCCGCAGCGCCGGAAACGACCCCGGAAGCGGCGGACGCCTGA
- a CDS encoding lytic transglycosylase domain-containing protein: protein MITIGKRTAALMILIIWQSDCLAAPSGHNAADERRVAHCIRQAAGGQKWLEVTLWGLRDQEGGWIGAAVPNRNGSHDLGPLQINSWWVPKIAATLDRSPEEVRHWLRYDPCFNAHAARWIFVAALASTGSYWKAVGVYHSPRSDRQRRYARSVAEHLKRRFGVTIFSSFGAGGIGGRVR from the coding sequence ATGATCACGATCGGTAAGCGGACAGCCGCCCTGATGATACTGATCATCTGGCAATCGGATTGTCTTGCAGCACCGTCGGGTCATAATGCAGCCGATGAACGGAGGGTCGCCCATTGCATCAGGCAAGCAGCGGGCGGACAGAAATGGCTCGAAGTGACCCTGTGGGGGCTGCGCGATCAGGAAGGCGGTTGGATCGGCGCAGCGGTTCCGAACCGCAATGGGAGCCACGACCTCGGACCTCTCCAGATCAATAGCTGGTGGGTGCCAAAAATCGCAGCAACGCTTGATCGTTCACCGGAGGAAGTTCGCCATTGGCTGCGTTACGATCCATGCTTCAATGCCCACGCAGCCCGTTGGATTTTCGTCGCTGCTCTGGCATCGACGGGCAGCTATTGGAAGGCGGTGGGCGTCTATCACAGTCCGAGGTCTGATCGGCAGAGGCGATATGCCCGCAGCGTAGCGGAACATTTGAAGCGCCGGTTCGGTGTAACGATTTTCTCATCTTTCGGCGCGGGGGGCATTGGAGGAAGAGTTCGTTGA
- a CDS encoding FAD-binding oxidoreductase: MIGQTIIDRFIALLGPKGVITDPDDISPWASDWRGRYHGAAAAILSPATTQEVAASVKLAAELGVALVPQGGNTSMVGGATPPADGSALILSLRRMNRIRSLSADDNLAICEAGVILSVLHDAAEDAGRRFPLSLGAKGSATIGGLVSTNAGGTQVLRHGTMRALVEGIEAVLPDGSIFDGLDALKKDNRGYDIKQLLIGAEGTLGVVTAASLRLAPAIAARAVGWVGVETPADALALLRLTETMLGNSIEGFEVIADETLGFVLGHIPGTRSPIETRTPWHVLIEVDHADLSDPSPAERLEGALAEAFERGLAIDAAIAANEAQADAFWRIRESLSESEKVQGPALQYDISVPVARMPAFMIEAAAAAQAAFPGTTASSFGHLGDGNVHFHVRAPKGTSDGPAWIAAQGQAINAFVHDAVVAAGGSISAEHGIGQMKRAELGRLASPARIHALRAIKGAFDPQGLFNPGKLIPLPDEG, from the coding sequence ATGATTGGACAGACCATTATCGACCGCTTCATCGCCCTGCTTGGACCCAAGGGGGTGATAACCGACCCGGACGACATCAGCCCCTGGGCCAGCGACTGGCGCGGCCGATACCATGGCGCGGCGGCGGCGATCCTGTCACCGGCAACGACGCAGGAGGTCGCGGCAAGCGTGAAGCTGGCGGCGGAACTGGGTGTCGCGCTGGTGCCGCAGGGGGGCAATACGTCGATGGTCGGGGGTGCGACTCCGCCGGCGGACGGCTCCGCCCTCATCCTGTCGCTGCGGCGGATGAACCGCATCCGCAGCCTGTCGGCCGACGACAATCTTGCCATATGCGAGGCGGGCGTGATCCTGAGCGTGCTGCACGACGCGGCGGAAGATGCGGGGCGGCGCTTTCCGCTGAGCCTGGGGGCGAAGGGGTCCGCCACGATCGGCGGGCTGGTGTCGACCAATGCCGGCGGGACGCAGGTGCTGCGCCACGGCACGATGCGCGCGCTGGTCGAGGGGATCGAGGCGGTGCTGCCCGATGGCAGCATCTTCGACGGGCTGGACGCGCTCAAGAAGGACAATCGCGGCTATGACATCAAGCAGTTGCTGATCGGCGCGGAAGGGACGCTCGGCGTCGTCACGGCCGCATCGCTGCGGCTGGCGCCGGCGATCGCGGCGCGCGCGGTCGGTTGGGTCGGGGTGGAGACGCCTGCCGACGCGCTGGCGCTGCTACGACTGACCGAGACGATGTTGGGCAACAGCATCGAGGGGTTCGAGGTGATCGCGGACGAGACTCTGGGCTTCGTGCTGGGGCATATTCCCGGCACACGATCCCCGATCGAGACGCGCACGCCCTGGCATGTGCTGATCGAGGTGGATCATGCCGACCTGTCCGACCCCTCCCCCGCCGAGCGGCTGGAGGGCGCGCTGGCCGAGGCGTTCGAGCGCGGCCTGGCGATCGACGCCGCCATTGCCGCGAATGAAGCGCAGGCGGACGCCTTCTGGCGCATCCGCGAATCCCTGTCGGAATCGGAAAAGGTACAGGGACCGGCGCTGCAATATGACATCAGCGTGCCGGTGGCGCGGATGCCAGCCTTCATGATCGAGGCGGCGGCGGCGGCGCAGGCCGCCTTCCCCGGCACTACGGCTTCCTCCTTCGGCCATCTGGGCGACGGCAATGTCCATTTCCACGTCCGCGCGCCCAAGGGCACCAGCGACGGCCCGGCCTGGATCGCGGCACAGGGGCAGGCGATCAACGCCTTCGTCCATGATGCCGTGGTCGCGGCGGGCGGCTCCATCTCCGCCGAACATGGCATCGGTCAGATGAAGCGGGCGGAATTGGGACGACTGGCGAGTCCCGCACGCATCCATGCACTGCGCGCGATCAAAGGCGCGTTCGATCCGCAGGGACTGTTCAATCCGGGCAAGCTGATCCCGCTGCCGGACGAGGGCTAA
- a CDS encoding DEAD/DEAH box helicase: MTFADLGLSDELLRAVTESGYDTPTPIQAQAIPPVLMMKDIIGIAQTGTGKTASFVLPMIDILAHGRARALMPRSLILEPTRELAAQVAENFEKYGKYHKLSMALLIGGVQMGDQIKALEKGVDVLIATPGRLMDLFQRGKILLNGCNMLVIDEADRMLDMGFIPDIEEICTKLPAQRQTLLFSATMPPVIKKLADRFLSNPKSIEVARPATASTNITQHLVKVDSRKKREALRALLDEQQVQSAVIFCNRKTTVRELNKSLQRYGYRSGEIHGDIDQASRIAELERFREGKVNILVASDVAARGLDIKGVSHVFNFDAPWHPDDYVHRIGRTGRAGATGVAYTFVSEADAEAIDNIQKLIGTKIAYAPLPGGSDRDADASQEEKRAESRDRKPARRDDKRREAPAREERPAERPRHDRSRDDRKGASRTPPPRRRDPVDDGPDEGWNGPVPEFLSVGFTG; encoded by the coding sequence ATGACTTTTGCCGATCTCGGCCTTTCCGACGAATTGCTCAGGGCCGTAACCGAATCCGGTTATGACACGCCGACGCCGATTCAGGCGCAGGCGATCCCGCCGGTGCTGATGATGAAGGATATTATCGGCATTGCCCAGACGGGGACGGGCAAGACCGCCAGCTTCGTGCTGCCGATGATCGACATTCTCGCCCATGGCCGCGCCCGCGCGCTGATGCCGCGCAGCCTGATCCTGGAGCCGACCCGCGAACTCGCCGCCCAGGTGGCGGAGAATTTCGAGAAATACGGCAAATATCATAAACTCTCCATGGCCCTGCTGATCGGCGGCGTGCAGATGGGGGATCAGATCAAGGCGCTGGAAAAGGGCGTCGACGTGCTGATCGCGACGCCGGGCCGGCTGATGGATCTGTTCCAGCGCGGCAAGATTCTGCTGAACGGCTGCAACATGCTGGTGATCGATGAAGCGGACCGGATGCTCGACATGGGCTTCATCCCGGATATCGAGGAAATCTGCACCAAGCTGCCGGCGCAGCGCCAGACCCTGCTCTTCTCGGCGACCATGCCTCCGGTCATCAAGAAGCTGGCCGACCGCTTCCTGTCGAACCCCAAGTCGATCGAAGTGGCGCGGCCCGCGACGGCCTCCACCAACATCACCCAGCATCTGGTCAAGGTCGATTCGCGCAAGAAGCGCGAGGCGCTGCGCGCGCTGCTCGACGAGCAGCAGGTGCAGAGCGCGGTGATCTTCTGCAACCGCAAGACGACGGTGCGGGAACTGAACAAGAGCCTGCAACGCTATGGCTATCGCTCCGGCGAAATTCATGGCGACATCGATCAGGCGTCGCGCATCGCTGAACTGGAACGCTTCCGCGAGGGCAAGGTGAACATCCTCGTCGCCTCGGATGTCGCGGCGCGCGGCCTCGATATCAAGGGCGTCAGCCATGTATTCAACTTCGACGCGCCCTGGCACCCGGACGATTATGTCCACCGCATCGGCCGCACCGGCCGCGCCGGCGCTACCGGGGTCGCCTATACCTTCGTCAGCGAAGCCGATGCCGAGGCGATCGACAATATCCAGAAACTGATCGGCACCAAGATCGCCTACGCCCCGCTGCCCGGCGGATCGGACCGCGACGCCGACGCGTCGCAGGAAGAGAAGCGCGCCGAAAGCCGCGACCGCAAGCCCGCCCGCCGCGACGACAAGCGCCGCGAAGCCCCCGCCCGCGAGGAGCGTCCGGCCGAACGCCCTCGCCACGATCGTTCGCGCGACGACCGCAAAGGCGCGTCCCGCACCCCGCCACCGCGCCGGCGCGACCCTGTGGACGACGGCCCGGACGAAGGCTGGAACGGCCCGGTCCCCGAATTCCTCTCGGTCGGCTTCACTGGCTGA
- a CDS encoding intermembrane phospholipid transport protein YdbH family protein, which translates to MEEQDGEETVRRAWLRWLGVGTGSLALVLVALWTQRAPIAENFVSRELNRRGVQANYDLVDVGFRTQRIENIVLGDPARPDLTARWVEVDIAFAGLTPQVAAVRAGGVRLRGSYRDGVLRLGELDKFRDPDSTAPFSLPDILLSLADARMTLDTDAGRVGMQIDGRGNLFSGFRGALAAAMPRAALPGCGLTMARAMVAIAMQQGRPHLSGPISADALACRDAGAAIAKPAAVVDLTLGKALDRWTGHVDLSGQALKGAGLVLASPDGRVDFDGTAEKTGGRLRLGAKALTGQGVLLRAAALTGDWAVGKDGTSLTGQLAGQDLHLAGRDPLAGLRASAAGTPVGPLAAKLADAVQAAGTRNRIRTSFALVQKDGGGSLVVTDGALDAQSGARVGLGRDSRVTIAWPGKAAGVDWALDGALTTDGGGLPRAALKLARRPGGGFGGQLFVDPYAAGDARLALDTVRFTADRGGATHFATTALRLDGPLPDGHLRGLSLPVEGRIAANGAIAINPTCVPLSLVELRYGAFALGQTRQTLCPANGGAMIATGPAGLSGGALIRDLALDGRSGDSPMRLTADQARVLLGKTGFAMTNAALAIGPQNAPVRLSAATLDGAMTVAGFGGKVSGAGGQIGTVPLIVEQGVGDWRFANGALAFNAAMTVRDSQAPARFNPMPVPDFALTLKDGRIAATGTLTAPHGAAAVAALDIGHDLGSGKGHADLNLPGLAFNAGLQPEDITPLAKGVVANVSARVTGQGRIDWTGSAVTSTGRFRTDNASLAAAFGPVEGLSGEIRFTDLINMISAPGQEVRIRSVNPGVEVHDGVVRYRLEAGQKVRVEGGGWPFSGGQLVLLPTTMDFSADVDRYLTFRVIGLDAGAFIQAMELDNISATGTFDGIMPLIFNAKGGRVAGGVLVARQDGMPPLIMPEGVLPTIPCDPTRQSGVLSYVGPVSNEQVGVMGKMAFDALKDLQYKCLTILMDGALDGEMVTNVVFNGVNRGKLGDAPSGITRNFIGLPFIFNVRISAPFRGLLGTAQSFIDPTQTIRDEVGRQAQEKMRAQDAQGLAVQPAESEKKLVREPK; encoded by the coding sequence ATGGAAGAACAGGACGGCGAAGAGACGGTTCGCCGGGCATGGTTGCGCTGGCTGGGCGTCGGCACGGGATCGCTGGCGCTGGTGCTGGTCGCGCTATGGACGCAGCGCGCCCCGATCGCCGAGAATTTCGTCAGTCGCGAACTCAACCGGCGCGGGGTGCAGGCCAATTATGATCTGGTCGATGTGGGGTTCCGCACCCAGCGGATCGAGAATATCGTGCTGGGCGATCCCGCCCGGCCGGATCTGACCGCGCGTTGGGTGGAGGTCGACATCGCCTTTGCCGGGCTGACGCCACAGGTGGCGGCGGTGCGTGCGGGCGGCGTGCGGCTACGCGGCAGCTATCGGGACGGCGTGCTGCGGCTGGGCGAACTGGACAAGTTTCGCGATCCTGATTCCACCGCACCGTTCAGCCTGCCCGACATTCTCCTCTCGCTCGCCGATGCGCGCATGACCCTCGACACCGATGCCGGCCGGGTGGGGATGCAGATCGACGGCAGGGGTAATCTCTTTTCCGGTTTCCGGGGCGCGTTGGCCGCCGCCATGCCGCGCGCGGCGCTGCCGGGCTGCGGCCTCACCATGGCCCGCGCCATGGTGGCCATCGCCATGCAGCAGGGCCGGCCGCATCTCAGCGGGCCGATCAGCGCAGACGCGCTCGCCTGCCGCGATGCCGGCGCGGCGATCGCGAAGCCGGCGGCGGTGGTGGACCTGACGCTGGGCAAGGCGCTTGATCGCTGGACCGGCCATGTCGACCTGTCGGGACAGGCGCTGAAAGGGGCGGGGCTGGTGCTGGCCTCCCCCGATGGCCGGGTCGATTTCGACGGCACGGCGGAAAAGACCGGCGGCCGGCTAAGGCTGGGCGCCAAGGCGCTGACCGGGCAGGGGGTGCTGCTGCGCGCCGCAGCGCTGACCGGCGATTGGGCGGTCGGCAAGGACGGGACCAGCCTGACCGGGCAGTTGGCCGGGCAGGATCTCCATCTGGCCGGGCGCGATCCGCTGGCCGGGTTGCGCGCTTCGGCCGCCGGCACGCCGGTCGGGCCGCTGGCGGCGAAGCTGGCCGATGCGGTCCAGGCGGCCGGCACGCGCAATCGCATCCGCACCAGCTTCGCGCTGGTACAAAAGGATGGCGGCGGCAGTCTGGTCGTCACCGATGGCGCGCTGGACGCGCAGAGCGGTGCGCGAGTCGGCCTGGGTCGGGACAGCCGCGTGACGATCGCCTGGCCGGGCAAGGCGGCGGGCGTCGACTGGGCGCTCGACGGTGCGCTGACGACTGACGGCGGCGGCCTGCCGCGTGCGGCGCTCAAGCTGGCGCGGCGGCCGGGCGGCGGCTTTGGCGGGCAATTATTTGTCGATCCCTACGCAGCGGGCGACGCGCGGCTGGCGCTCGACACGGTGCGCTTCACTGCCGATCGCGGCGGCGCGACCCATTTCGCCACGACCGCGCTGCGGCTCGACGGGCCGCTGCCCGACGGCCATCTGCGCGGCCTCAGCCTGCCCGTCGAAGGGCGCATTGCCGCCAATGGCGCGATCGCCATCAATCCGACCTGCGTGCCGCTCTCACTGGTCGAACTGCGCTATGGCGCGTTTGCGCTCGGCCAGACCCGCCAGACGCTGTGTCCGGCCAATGGCGGCGCGATGATCGCCACCGGACCGGCCGGCCTCAGCGGCGGCGCGCTGATCCGCGACCTTGCGCTCGACGGTCGCAGCGGCGACAGTCCGATGCGCCTCACCGCCGATCAGGCGCGGGTGCTGCTGGGCAAGACCGGCTTTGCCATGACCAATGCCGCGCTGGCGATCGGCCCGCAGAACGCGCCCGTTCGCCTGTCCGCCGCAACGCTGGACGGCGCGATGACCGTTGCCGGTTTTGGCGGTAAGGTCAGCGGCGCGGGCGGGCAGATCGGCACGGTGCCGCTGATTGTCGAGCAGGGCGTCGGTGACTGGCGCTTCGCCAACGGCGCGCTGGCGTTCAACGCAGCGATGACGGTGCGCGATTCGCAGGCGCCGGCACGCTTCAACCCGATGCCGGTGCCCGATTTCGCGCTGACCCTGAAGGACGGCCGTATCGCCGCCACCGGCACGCTCACCGCCCCGCATGGCGCCGCCGCCGTGGCGGCACTCGACATCGGCCATGACCTTGGCAGCGGCAAGGGCCATGCTGACCTCAATCTTCCTGGCCTGGCCTTCAATGCCGGCCTCCAGCCTGAGGACATCACCCCGCTGGCCAAAGGCGTCGTCGCCAATGTCAGCGCCAGAGTGACGGGGCAGGGGCGAATCGACTGGACCGGATCGGCCGTCACCTCGACTGGCAGGTTCCGCACCGACAACGCCAGTCTCGCCGCGGCCTTCGGCCCGGTCGAGGGGCTGTCGGGCGAAATCCGCTTCACCGACCTCATCAACATGATCAGCGCGCCAGGGCAGGAAGTGCGGATCAGGTCGGTCAATCCGGGTGTCGAAGTGCATGACGGGGTCGTGCGCTACCGGCTGGAGGCCGGGCAGAAGGTTCGGGTCGAAGGGGGCGGCTGGCCTTTCTCCGGTGGGCAACTGGTGCTGTTGCCGACGACGATGGATTTTTCCGCCGATGTCGATCGCTATCTGACCTTCCGCGTCATAGGCCTTGACGCCGGCGCGTTCATTCAGGCGATGGAACTGGACAATATCTCGGCCACCGGGACGTTTGACGGGATCATGCCGCTGATCTTCAACGCGAAAGGCGGCCGCGTCGCCGGCGGCGTGCTGGTCGCGCGGCAGGACGGAATGCCCCCGCTCATCATGCCCGAAGGTGTGCTGCCGACCATCCCCTGCGATCCCACGCGCCAGTCGGGCGTGCTGTCCTATGTCGGCCCGGTGTCGAACGAACAGGTCGGCGTCATGGGCAAAATGGCCTTCGACGCGCTCAAGGATCTGCAATATAAATGCCTGACCATATTGATGGACGGTGCGCTGGACGGTGAAATGGTAACGAATGTCG
- the radC gene encoding RadC family protein has product MAEQDGQVPQDGVGHRARLRQKLAETGGEALHDHELIEYLLALAIPRRDTKPLAKELLRSFGGIGGLMTADWAAIARVPGMGDTSVAAIKIVQATALRMLRNEVAARPVLASWQALLDYLRADMAFLGVERVRVLHLNSRNMLIRDDHMGDGSIDQAAIYVREVIRRAIDFGSAALILVHNHPSGSPEPSRQDIDVTRQIIDAGKRLGIAVHDHIIIGAQGHVSLRAKGLL; this is encoded by the coding sequence TTGGCCGAACAGGATGGACAAGTCCCGCAGGACGGCGTCGGTCATCGCGCCCGGCTGCGGCAGAAGCTGGCGGAGACGGGCGGTGAGGCGCTGCACGATCATGAACTGATCGAATATCTGCTGGCGCTGGCCATCCCCCGCCGCGACACCAAGCCGCTGGCCAAAGAGCTGCTGCGCAGTTTCGGCGGGATTGGCGGGCTGATGACCGCAGACTGGGCCGCGATCGCGCGCGTGCCGGGGATGGGCGACACCAGCGTCGCGGCGATCAAGATCGTGCAGGCGACCGCGTTGCGAATGCTGCGCAACGAGGTGGCGGCACGGCCGGTGCTGGCGAGCTGGCAGGCGCTGCTCGACTATCTGCGCGCGGACATGGCCTTTTTGGGGGTCGAGCGGGTGCGGGTGCTGCACCTCAACAGCCGCAACATGCTGATCCGCGACGATCATATGGGCGACGGGTCGATCGATCAGGCGGCCATCTATGTGCGCGAGGTGATAAGACGGGCGATCGACTTCGGATCGGCGGCGCTGATCCTGGTCCATAACCACCCCAGCGGATCGCCGGAGCCGAGCCGGCAGGATATCGACGTGACCCGGCAGATCATCGACGCGGGCAAGCGACTGGGCATCGCCGTGCATGACCATATCATCATCGGCGCGCAGGGGCATGTGAGCTTGCGGGCGAAGGGCTTGTTGTGA